One region of Thiorhodovibrio frisius genomic DNA includes:
- the kdsB gene encoding 3-deoxy-manno-octulosonate cytidylyltransferase, producing MTDVTKPQSPFKVVIPARHGASRLPGKPLVDIGGKPLIAHVWERARKSLAAEILVATDDARIEHVCRGFGAETLMTSTHHPSGSDRIGEAMRLRAWEADTIIVNLQGDEPCVPAALINQVAATLEQHPELGMATLSAPINAAQALSDPHIVKVVTDAEGRALYFSRAPIPWHRDAFLGDRAQLPSGLTLQRHIGLYAYRVGFLARFLAWPPAPLEQVEALEQLRVLWHGERIQVEEACAPLGPGVDTREDIPAVLEWLGLAA from the coding sequence ATGACCGACGTCACCAAGCCCCAATCGCCCTTCAAGGTGGTCATTCCCGCTCGCCATGGCGCCTCGCGCCTGCCCGGCAAGCCGCTGGTGGATATTGGCGGCAAGCCGCTCATTGCCCATGTCTGGGAGCGTGCCCGCAAAAGCCTGGCCGCAGAGATACTGGTCGCAACCGACGATGCACGCATCGAACACGTCTGCCGGGGATTTGGCGCAGAGACCCTGATGACCTCCACGCACCACCCGAGCGGCTCTGATCGAATCGGCGAGGCAATGCGGCTGCGCGCTTGGGAAGCCGACACCATCATCGTGAACCTGCAAGGGGACGAACCCTGCGTCCCAGCCGCCCTGATCAATCAGGTCGCCGCCACGCTCGAACAGCATCCAGAACTCGGTATGGCAACCCTGTCCGCGCCCATCAACGCGGCCCAGGCACTGAGCGATCCGCACATCGTGAAAGTGGTGACTGACGCCGAAGGCAGAGCGCTCTACTTCTCGCGCGCTCCCATTCCCTGGCATCGCGACGCCTTTCTTGGTGATCGCGCACAGCTCCCCTCTGGCTTGACACTTCAGCGCCACATCGGGCTGTACGCCTATCGGGTCGGCTTTCTCGCCCGTTTTCTTGCCTGGCCGCCCGCGCCTCTGGAACAGGTCGAGGCGCTCGAGCAATTGCGCGTGCTCTGGCATGGCGAGCGTATTCAGGTCGAAGAGGCATGCGCGCCCCTAGGCCCGGGTGTCGATACCCGCGAAGACATTCCCGCGGTACTCGAATGGCTTGGACTCGCGGCCTAA